TCCGCGCCCAGGCCGACACGGTCGACGCCCTGGGCCGTCTGGTGGTCGCCAAGGTGCAGCAGGTGGAGGGAATCACACGCACACTGACCTGCCCGGTCGTGCATCTGTAGCCCCCGTCCGCGCCGGGCCGGCGCCGCCCGCCGACCGCTCCGCCCACCGTCCTCGGCCCTGTCGCCGCGTCCGTCGGCGCGCCGCGTGGCCGCACGGGGGTGCGGACGGCGCGGGGCCGGGGCCGCCCGGCGGCGGGCGGCCCGGGTGACGCCGTGATCGTACTGTGCCGTACGGGGGCCGGTCCTTCCCCCGGGGTCAGCGCAGCCCGGTGCTCCGCCGCAGCGCCGCCTGGATCAGCCGGTCCACCAGCTCGGCGTAGCCCACACCGGTCTCCTGCCACATCCGCGGGTACATGGAGATCGGGGTGAAGCCCGGCATGGTGTTGATCTCGTTGATGACGAACTCGCCGTCCTCGGTGAGGAAGAAGTCCGCGCGGACGAGCCCCTCGCAGGACGCGGCGTCGAAGGCGGCGACCGCGAGCCGCCGCACCTCGGCGGTCTGCTCCTCGGTCAGCGGGGCGGGCACGATCCCGGACGCCGAGTCGATGTACTTGGCCTCGAAGTCGTAGAAGTCGTGCGACTGCACCGGCGGGATCTCGGCCGGGACGCTCGCGCGCGGCCCGTCCTCGAACTCCAGCACCCCGCACTCGATCTCCCGGCCCCGGAGCAGCGCCTCCACCAGGATCTTCGGGTCGTGGCGCCGCGCCTCCTCGATGGCCTCGTCCAGACCGGAGAGGTCGTCGACCTTGGTGATGCCGATGGAGGAACCGGCGCGCGCGGGCTTCACGAAGACCGGCCAGCCGTGGTCACCGGTGAAGTCCACGATCTTCTTGCGGGCGGCGGAGGCGTCCTGCTCCCACTCGCGCGGGCGGATCACCGTATACGGGCCGACGGGCAGCCCGAAGGAGGTGAAGACCCGCTTCATGTACTCCTTGTCCTGGCCCACGGCCGAGGAGAGCACACCGGCGCCGACATAGGGCACCCCGGCCAGCTCCAGCAGCCCCTGGAGGGTGCCGTCCTCGCCGTAGGGGCCGTGGAGCACCGGGAAGACCACGTCGACCTCGCCGAGCGCCTTCGGCACGGAGCCGGGCTCGGTGTAGACGACCTCACGGCTGCCCGGGTGGACGGAGAGCACGACATCGCCCTCCGTGGACTCCGCGAGCTGGTCGACGCTGGGCAGCCGCCGGTCGGTGATGGCCATCCGGTCGGGCTCGTCGGCGGTCAGCGCCCAGCGGCCGTCCACCGTGATGCCGATGGGCAGCACGTCGTACACGGACCGGTCGATGGCGCGCAGCACGGCACCGGCGGTGACCACGGAGATCTC
The nucleotide sequence above comes from Streptomyces clavuligerus. Encoded proteins:
- a CDS encoding D-alanine--D-alanine ligase family protein; its protein translation is MSTENLPQSPEQPGFEQPIRKPRVAVVFGGRSSEHEISVVTAGAVLRAIDRSVYDVLPIGITVDGRWALTADEPDRMAITDRRLPSVDQLAESTEGDVVLSVHPGSREVVYTEPGSVPKALGEVDVVFPVLHGPYGEDGTLQGLLELAGVPYVGAGVLSSAVGQDKEYMKRVFTSFGLPVGPYTVIRPREWEQDASAARKKIVDFTGDHGWPVFVKPARAGSSIGITKVDDLSGLDEAIEEARRHDPKILVEALLRGREIECGVLEFEDGPRASVPAEIPPVQSHDFYDFEAKYIDSASGIVPAPLTEEQTAEVRRLAVAAFDAASCEGLVRADFFLTEDGEFVINEINTMPGFTPISMYPRMWQETGVGYAELVDRLIQAALRRSTGLR